The Gossypium hirsutum isolate 1008001.06 chromosome D06, Gossypium_hirsutum_v2.1, whole genome shotgun sequence genome contains the following window.
cacacagccacacacgaccatgtggtctggccgtgtgactcacacagccaggagacacacccgtgtcttaaaccgtgtaggcattcgaaatagggacacatggccatatcCTAGCCCATGTCtatactcgtgtaactctctgacttgggtcacacggccaagccacaggtccgtgtgccaggctgtgtaccctTTTGAAATGGCCTCGCACGCCCATATGCTAGCCGTGTGTCTGGCCAtgtggactcaaaatgtaccttaaacaacaagtttaccattccctACAAGCTTGGACAATAAGCAACttaaaaataattcatttaacccaattcaaaacacaatcaaacacatcCAAATCATATCAAACAAACATTCTAGGTGCCTAATCAATGTACCCTCataggtaccacaattatatcatcatttcatatcattaaaacatcattcaaatcatcattttaaatcatgcttaattcaatttattttgccTAATTCATGAACACTTAAACATTAACTTAAtttcatatgtttatatatataccaaactaaCATTATATTTGTATCATTTACAAACAATTCACAAaaaaactattatttagacaccctaggtacatgccgacacatttcaaaaagataaatgttaccacgtttgagttcgggatcgttgttagatgatgaatcgacgatcaaaattaagtacctaacctgtgcacggaaaacaaaatcgtacgctgagtaaaactcagtgatatttctataatccgaatatttaaaaacAAGATAATATAAGATGCACATTTTAGTTATAAGCACAATTGAATATTAAAAACcacatttattcatacaatgacattagtcattcaatattcaattcataaatacatcATTCATACCATATTCAGTTCTCATCatttgctatataatagcttttcacaatatgatacacatatcatttaaacaacaATATTGTTcattccatatccaattcatgaatacacaaTTCACATGTCTCAATCAATATTTCAATTCAATGTTCcgttttcatttcacatacaatatcatctaATATCAATCATAGTGTCATTTCagttaattacccctattaacacgactcgtaCTCGGATGGATACATGATCCAActaaacacaccagtttggcacccagtgccttatcggataattcgaagtagtaaattgacacctagCGTCTCATtagttaaaccgaagtaaattggcacccagtgcctcatcgaataaatccgaagtaataaattgacactcagtgtctcatcgactcgaaatcgaagaaatctctgaactcctccaatcctatggcatgtcatctttatccgactcagcccgatagaGTTAATAAGGTTCCAATTCACTTTttaaatacaaccaatattcatttcaattcaaataatcaatatattcaatatatataccaattcaatccattcaatcaACTTAAATTCAGTTCAATGACAAAGTGTCAAATACTCACCTCtacacttaccatatgcattaaataaaaaatacaacaattaataactaagttcagattatagaaatacaaaccataaATTTCGAGCTATTCCTCGTTGACTTTATCTTTctcctttttagtcgaggatttcggtacgacgttagctacaaaattaaaacaattaaaattcatcaatacaacacaatttaatttcatattgaaaaattcaatttttactcaatatttacctaaatttcaatttagtccctaaactgagactaattttatttcttcacaattaatcttatattttcatacaaattccactttaaattaaatttaactccctattttcacttaaatacctaaattttgaatttttcacaatttagtccctattactcaaaatttacaatttattctacaattcaatcctttttcatttctaacttaaaaatctcaaattaaaccctaatattgaaattattcaacattaacaacacttaaaaactcaataatttctaaaatttcagcATAGGTCAAGTAGTATTTAACAAcgagattccaaaaatataaaaattacaagaaaaagagactaaattaactaaccaattgaacttggaaactttaaaccctaaccttgtctttcttctttcttcctttcccttttttcttttctttcctttctgtttcgttttagcttctttctttctctttttcttattttgttttattataattttataatatatatacttaattcttaaggtttatattataatatacatattttaacttaaattttataataatattacacCTTATACTGCCTCATTTAAAGGACAAtgcataattgcttctttagtcctctttaatttttttctttaatctataattcaactttcactctttatgcaatttagtcattatacctaattactcttaattcatgcaaattcacctagcaaaacttaattaactacccaactaacttcgtaaatatttttaaaaaatatttacgagtcctaTTTATGAAAACGAAATCCCGTAAATGTATTTTCTGACACCTGCGACTATCGGGTCATCACAAATTCGATTTTTGTTATAAAAAAACCGAACCAACTAAATGCACACCCCTTCCACCAACTAGAAACTTAAACATAATAAGTAGGGATTCGGAAActcaaaatgaattatcaaagcGCAACCGATCCAACCATTACTTCTTATTAATCTTATTGTCTGCAAAACAATAGTTTCCTACAGTCACAGCACAAGCCTGTAAAGCATAGCTTCCGACAGTTATAAACAAGAAAACATTGCCATCTTTCAGCAAAGCACACCCCAATATGATACATAACTTCCCTTTTAAAGGGATCTCCGTTCAGTTCTGGTGAGGAATATTATACAAAGCTATTCACATTCTAGCAATTCCGGGTATCGTTTTCACATACTAGTGCCTCGGCAGTGCTTTCACTTCTCCACCCCACGGAATTCACTGTAATTGGTTCCCTGATCAGAAAATGCATCCACAAGCTTTGGGAAAAGCTTGGCTAGCATGATTTTGAACCCAGTAGAACTTTCTTTAAGATTTACATTGTGCCCATTTTTGCCACATTCAAGAGCAAATCCTACAGGTGCTCCTTCCATGTATGCATTGCAAGCGGAGAGAATAGTTTTGGCACGTCTACTAAAGTGCTCCTTGACAAGTGCCTCAAAATGCTGCACCAGTAGAGCAACAGGCATTCAATCAAGAGATGGCATCAGTATTCCATGTAACATTTAGGTGGTAATCAAAGCTGATTATCATTAACTCCATCAATTCAACAAATGCAAATGATGGAGCAGGGAAATTGTTTAAAATGTGGAATTTTACCTTGGGTGGATGCCGGAGTATATAAAGCATAGACTGGCAGGTTACGAGGAAAGCATTTTCGTTGTAGCTCACCGAGTTTGTTTCCCCCTCGGCTCTTCCTAACTGTTTATCATATCCGGCCTCATTGAAGTATGGCTTCTCATTAAGCACAAGAGCCTGGAGTGACAGAAGAACTTGAAGAACTGTGGATTTTCCCGAATTCCATACTTCAGTTTCTGAACCTGCCCACGTATTTAGAAGGCTTAAACAAACCTTCCCTGATTCATATAAGTTGGGATTTAGGCGGAGGCCTCCTGAACGGTAGTGCACCAACTGCAAAATTTTGACAAACATAAAAACCACGATGTTCCATTTACATATATTAACATTTTCATAGTTGACATAAACACCCGTATTTTTTCAGGTATCAGTTTCTGCAGACCATGAATTCAATATTCTTAACTTTCTGGCATCTGAAGAGATATGAATCAAAAAGGGTAGTATTTTCTTGGCATTATAAACACATTCAAAAAGCAGCAACTACTAGCCAATTGATTCTTTAAATAGTAACCAAGATGGAAGTAGAACTTACTGGTGGTTCATATGGGTAGTCAGAAGGAAGAGAAATGTCAAAAAAGAACAACCCGTCATGGTAGGGTGTGCCAGGAGCACCAACAAGGGCTGCTCGTAGTAAATTGATCCTTTCCTCGCATACACGGACATAGATGGTTTCTGCACAGGCCAAACATAGTCTCATGAGAAAATAGCAACTGCCTTCAAAATTTAAACAATGGTAACCAACAAAATGAAGGCAGAGTTAACACTTTAAATCATTATGAAGAGTAAGATAAAGTGCTAACCAGGAAGGTTTTTCTCTAGAATACTCCATTCTTGCTGAACCTTCTTCAACCAACTTCTTTTCACCTAGATATAGGCACAAtgataaaaactaaaatgattATCTGGATTGTTGGAGCAACTCAAATGGTATGTTTAGGAGTCATTTAATCATATTTCGAACCTGAGACACAGCCAACACCTTACTTTCACCGAGAAAGTGATGATCTGAACAATCACTAACCATATCAAACTGCCTGAATTGATCTGAAGTTTCAACTGGTTTAGGCATCATAATAACTTTGTTTTCTTCAATCTCTTCAACTTCCTGTCTTATGTTTGTCATTTCAAATATCTGCAACTCACTCATATCTTGTTCAGCACAGTGATGGCAAGTTTCAGCCACCTCTTTCTCAAGGAGAATGTCATATTCTTTTGCATTCCGAGAAATACAACCAGATGGGTCTTGGCTTATCAGTGAATTGGGACCAAGAGATCCAAGAATGCTAGAAGCAATGCTTGTAAAATATCCAATAGCAGCTTGAGGACAGAAGAAAGAAGTAGGTACCAATGAGAATTTCTCACCACTTTCAATAGCACTGTTGAAATTCAACAACTCCTGCGAATCAAATCAAAGTGTTTACTTAGTTTAGTAAGGGACATAGTACAAGAGTTTTCATGTATTTGGGTGTACATCCACAAACAATAAATGTGAACATACAGATTGACAGAAAACTTGAGCTCaaaaaatgcaaatgaaaatgagGGAGAGAAAGTTGGATTTACCTTTCCTTTGTGGCTATCAGACTGCTTCTCATCCACAAACATCTCTTGATTATAAGCCTCAGTATTTTCTTCAAAGAGAACAGGAGTTGTTGCTGaatcttcatatttatcaatacgGTAAATTTCATATGGTGCAACCTGTGACAAAGTTTATCGACAAATCCAAAGGATGATAGATCAGCGACCGCTAATCGATGAGCTAAAACTAGAATACAGTCAACATAAATGAGTTTCAAGTCCATGGATTCAGATGAAAGATTTAATACTAAATTCAAACTGCAGCATCTGAATCCTGAAACTAGGAATATCATcttaattttaaatatgtatgcatataatttaaataatggaATAAGGATGAATAAGATTCAAACCTTTGTTGTAATACCAGAAGCCCACTTCACCTCCACATCACCTTCATTAAACCCAGTTACAATGCCGATACAGGATAGACAATATGTACTGGGATCCTTGTAATGATCCAGATTCAAGTTTCTGCCTTTCGAAACAGCTTCTGTGCCAAAACCATTTTCAGGGATTTTGATACATTTATCAGCTTGATCACCATACTGGTTCTGAACCACCTTCTTGAACACGATATCCCCAAAACAGTAAGAGTAGTCTGGGTGCT
Protein-coding sequences here:
- the LOC107901725 gene encoding probable ubiquitin-conjugating enzyme E2 24 yields the protein MDFLTDSDWESFSESGSSEHEEVDFLYGGQACTILSSLEESIGKIDEFLSFERGFLHGDIVRSITDPCGQMGRVTKINMFVNLENVHGKIVKNINSKQLSKLHSISVGDIVVNANWIGQVVKLVDCVSIIFDDGSKCEVTAVDHEKLVPVSPNLIDDPQCRYYPGQRVRVVPSNVSRSTRWLCGTWRGNQDEGTISGVDVGFVYVDWISCVHVDHESSASPPCLQKAKDLTLLSCFSHANWQLGDWCMLFSADFRGTTEEVLHASTQHITRDSWKQDKGFKSGNPDSRLEEIFTIIKTRTMVDVVWQDGTCGLGLDSQTLLPVGITNTHEFWPHQFVLEKGTIGNSQRWGVVCGMDANERTVKVQWRTIAVNQINGFDGKPVEETASAYELVEHPDYSYCFGDIVFKKVVQNQYGDQADKCIKIPENGFGTEAVSKGRNLNLDHYKDPSTYCLSCIGIVTGFNEGDVEVKWASGITTKVAPYEIYRIDKYEDSATTPVLFEENTEAYNQEMFVDEKQSDSHKGKELLNFNSAIESGEKFSLVPTSFFCPQAAIGYFTSIASSILGSLGPNSLISQDPSGCISRNAKEYDILLEKEVAETCHHCAEQDMSELQIFEMTNIRQEVEEIEENKVIMMPKPVETSDQFRQFDMVSDCSDHHFLGESKVLAVSQVKRSWLKKVQQEWSILEKNLPETIYVRVCEERINLLRAALVGAPGTPYHDGLFFFDISLPSDYPYEPPLVHYRSGGLRLNPNLYESGKVCLSLLNTWAGSETEVWNSGKSTVLQVLLSLQALVLNEKPYFNEAGYDKQLGRAEGETNSVSYNENAFLVTCQSMLYILRHPPKHFEALVKEHFSRRAKTILSACNAYMEGAPVGFALECGKNGHNVNLKESSTGFKIMLAKLFPKLVDAFSDQGTNYSEFRGVEK